The Gloeobacter morelensis MG652769 genome contains the following window.
TCGGGATTCTGGCGTTGGGCCACGTCGAGCTTTTCCCCGGCGTTCAGGTAATTGCCGTTTTTAAAAAAGTCTTCGAAGGCCATCTGCAGCGCCGGGCCGATCGGCCGCGCCTCACTGCCGGTGCGAAACGGGTCGGCCGCCAGGGCCGCCGGAGCCCCGACCGCGAGGGCCAGAGCGAGGCTCCCTGCCCCAATCGCCCGTTTGCACTGCGTCCATCGGGATGTGCGGTGCATCGTCGCAAGTCCTCTATCTCAGAACCTACTCTACTCCCTGTCCACGACCGCCCGTCAGCCTTGGCGGTTCCTGGAGGAACCACGCCAATTCCCACAATGTGAAGCGGATAACGGGAGCAAATCTCTCTTTTTCCCCTGGGCTTACTGTACAATCAGAGCAATCAGGTAGGGGCGCTTACGTGAATTTACTGCAGGACCAACCGGCGATGGGCATCGACCAGACGACTCTGGAGCATCTGGCCCGGCAGTGGGAGGATCTGGCCCCCGAGGCCATCCTGGCGGAAGCGGTGCGCTGTTTTGGCGACAAGCTGGTGCTGGCGAGCGCCTTCGGCCCCGAGTCGATCATTTTGCTCGACATGCTGGTGAAGGTGTGGCCCCGGCCGCAGGCATTTTTCCTCGATACGGGCTTTCATTTTCCCGAGACGCTGGTGCTCAAAGACCGGGTGCTCGCGCGCTTTCCGCAGTTGCAGCTTGAAGTGGTGGGGCCGCTGATGTCCGTCGAGCAGCAAAATGCCATCTACGGCGAGCGCCTGCACGATCGCAACCCGGATCATTGCTGTGCCATTCGCAAAGTCGAGCCGCTCAACCGCGCCCTCGCCCCTTACAAAGCCTGGATTGCCGGCATGCGCCGCGAACAGTCGCCGACCCGCGGCCAGATTGGCGTCGTGCAGTGGGATTCGCGCCGCGGCATGGTCAAGTTCAATCCGCTGGCCACCTGGACGCACAAGCAAGTCTGGGCCTACATCGTCGAGCGCGATTTGCCCTATAACCCCCTGCACGACGAGGGGTTTCCGTCGATCGGCTGCTCGCCTCTTAACTGCACCGCCCCGGTGGCCGACGGGGCGGACCCGCGCTCGGGGCGCTGGCGGGGAAAAGCCAAGACCGAGTGCGGCCTGCATGTGTAAATTTATTTACGCTCCGGAAGCTGGACGTCCCGAAGCCAGGTGGTGACCGCCTGGGCAAAAGCACTTTCGAGGGCAATATAAGGCGGCAAACCGGCGAGGGCGGGCGGGCTGTCCTGCGCCACCGGAATGTCCTCCAGATAGGGACCGAGCTTGCCGTCGAGTTCCTCGGGGATGGACCGAAATACCGAGCGCACATCGCTCAGCCACCACTTGCCGCCGCTCGGGGCCACCACCACAGTCCGCTCGACGAGCACCGGGAACAGTTCGCCCTTCTGCAAAAAGCGATCGAGGGTGAGAAATTGAATGGCGACGGCGTCCCCAGCTGCCGGGGTAAGCCGGGGGTTGCTGGTGAGCACCAGGTTGCCGGGGACGCGCTCGCGGGTGTAGGCACGGTTGACATAACTTGGCAGCGCCTCGGTGAGCCGTTCGGCAAGCCGCTCGACTGTGATGACCGGAGCGGCGGTAGCCGGCACAGGGGCGAGGGCCAGCCAGGTAGCCAGAGCAAGGGTTGGCCACGGAGTACGCATCATCAGCCATCGACCTCCGCGACGATAGCAAGAAAGGCAGCCTGGGGATCGGGGGCGGTGGTCACCGGACGGCCCACCACCAGATAGTCGGCGCCCCGAGCCAACGCCTCGCCGGGGGTGAGGGTGCGGCGCTGGTCGCCTTCGCCGCTCCCACCCGGACGAATGCCCGGGGTGACGATCAAAAAATCGTTCCCGCAGCGCTCGCGCAGCAGGGCCGTCTCCAGAGGCGAGCAGACCGCCCCCTGCACGCCGCTTGCCGCGGCCAGGGCCGCAAGGTGCTCGACGTAGCCGCTCACTCCGACCCTTACCAATAGCTGCTGTTCGAGCAGCTGCGCGTCCAGGCTGGTGAGCAGGGTCACCGCCAGCACCGCCGGGGCGGGGATGCCGAGGCGAGCCGCTTCGCCTGTGCAGGCGGCGGCCGCCGCCATCAGCATCGGCTGGCCCCCTGTCGCGTGCACGGTGATCAGGTCCACCCCCAGGCGGGTGGCCGAGCGGCAGGCCCCGGCCACCGTGTTGGGGATGTCGTGAAATTTGAGATCGAGAAACACCCGGCACCCGCGCGCTTTGAGCCATTCGATTAGGGCGGGACCGGTAGCGGTAAATAGTTCCAACCCGACTTTCCAGAAGCGCACAGCCGGGGCGCGCTCCACCAGGGCGTGGGCCGCCTGCGCGTCCGCCAGATCGAGCGCCACGATCACCCGTTCGGCACTACCCATCAAAACGGTGCCTGGGTGTTGCGGCGGGCGAGGTGGTTGGGTTGGGCTTTGAGGTGCCGCAAGAATGCCTGCAACTCCGCCACATCGAGCTGCTGGCGGGAAGATTTGCCGAAGGTGCGCTGCAGATAATCGCGCCCTTCTTTGGAACCCCAGCCGATGCGCTGCATCTGTACGTCGCTCTGGGCGAGCAAGTCCGAGAGATCCACCGGCGGCTCCAGTTCGTAGGGCGCGTGCCCGTTGCCGTTCACGGCTGCAGGCAGCGGCTCCTCTTCAAATAGCGGCAGCGATCCGGCAGGGGGGGGCGGCTCGAAAGTCGGGGGGGTAAAGACTGCAGCAGGTGCCTCGCGGGGGATGGCTTCGGCCGCAAGCCCGAAACCCGCCACCTGCAAAGCGCGCTCGATCGCCCGCTCCTCGGCCCTTTCGAGATCGGTGTGTACGGCAAGGCCGGAACCGAGCACCCACTGGCGATCGATGCGCACCTCGGCGCGCACCGTGTAGACCCCGGCGTCGAAGCGCACCAGATCGGCGACGACGGTGCCGGTCGGGTGGCGCTCGCGAAACAGCTGCAGCAGCCGGGTGGAGGCGGGCATGGGCGGGGCTCAAAGTCTACCCCCTAGCCTACCAGCTTGCCTGGGGCTTGCAATTGCCGGGCTTTCTGTAGGATGGTATTGCCACCCCCGGAGAGGGGATGTATTTCATCACAGGGAGCCTGCGATGCGCAAAAAGTACGATTACTGCATTTATATCGGCCGCTTTCAGCCGTTTCACCTGGGCCATCTGCAGACCGTGCGCATCGCCCTGGAGGAAGCGTCGGAGCTGATCATCGTCATCGGTAGCCACCGTACTGCCCCCAACATCAAAAATCCCTGGACCTCCTCCCAGCGCGAGCAGATGATCCGCCTCACGCTCAAAGACGAACCGGAACTGCTGGAGCGCATCCACTTTGCGCCCGTACGCGACCAGCTCTACAGCGACAACCTCTGGGTGGCGGACATCCAACAAAAAGTGCTCGCCATCGCCGGGGACGAGAGTGCGATCGCCATCATCGGCCACCGCAAGGACGAAAGCTCCTACTATCTCGACAGCTTTCCGCAGTGGAGCTATATCGAGACGGGCAATTACCGCGACATCCACTCCACCGACATTCGCGCCGCCTACTTAAGCCGCGCCCCCGAAGCGAGCTACTACGACAAATTGCCGGTCGGGGTGCAGGTGAGCCTGAGCACCTTTCAAAGCGAAGCGCGCTTTGCCGAACTGTGTGCTGAGTACGACTTTATCCAGCAGAACAAAAAAGCCTGGTCGGTGGCCCCTTACCCGCCCACCTTCGTGACCGTCGATGCGGTGGTGGTGCAATCGGGCCACGTGCTCATCGTCCGGCGCAAATCCCGCTATGGCTCAGGTCTTTATGCCCTACCCGGCGGCTTTGTCGATCAAGACGAAACGTTGCTCGAAGGCATGTTGCGCGAACTCAAAGAAGAGACCGGTCTCAAGGTACCGATGCCGGTGCTGCGCGGTTCGATCGTCGATAGCCACGTCTTCGACAACCCGAGCCGCTCGCTGCGGGGCCGGACGATCACCCACGCCTACTTCATCCAGCTTAAAGCAGGCAAATTGCCGCCGGTCAAAGGCGGTGACGACGCCGACAAAGCCCTCTGGATGTCGCTTGCGGATCTCTACATCCACGAAGATCTCTTTTTTGAAGATCACTTTGCGATCGTGCTGCACTTCGTGAGCCGGGTTTGATACCAAATCCGTGCAGATAGACAGCAGATAGACATGGGATAGTCCAGCCAGATTTGCCGACCACCCATCTCGGCGCAGTCGACACGCAAAGCGTGCATGTACTGGAACCCTCTGCCCAGCCCACCCACAAAATCTCCCGCTTACCGCGCCATTAACGTCAGTTCGGGTTAAGCATTGAGCTGGTCGGCATCAGACGCCACCGACGGCTTGTTCGGTTTGTGGCAGTAGGCAATCAACCCACACACCAGGTTCACCAAAAAATTCACTTCGCTGCGATGGCGGGTGTGCTCTATCTGCGAAATGTTCTTCAACTGGTCATTGATTGCTTCGATGATCCCGCGCTTGCGCAACAGCAGTTTGTCCGTCATCACCATCAGCCGATTGGTCATCTTGCGCCGCAACTTGGTGATCAGCGCCATGCCCAGCTCCTCGCGCAATTGCCTGCCAAGCTTGCTGCTGATGTAGCCGCGGTCGCCAAACACTTTGCCGTGCAAGTCTTTGAGCAGTTCAGGCACAGGCTTGCGATCGTCAGTGTTCCCAGCCGTCACGCTCATCGCCAGCAATTCGCCGCGCTCATTGACCACCAAGTGCAGCTTGAAGCCGTAAAACCAGCCCACCGAGCTTTTGCCCCAGGCGGCCAGACCGACAAAGACTTTGTGGGCGTGGACGCGGCGCACATGGCAGACGGCAAGTGGAGTCGAATCGATAAAACTGATGCCGGTGCAGGGGCCAAAACAGTGGCGCAGGTAGGCACTGAGCGGCATAAGGGTAGAGGGCATCCACTCGACGAAGCGCGCGTAGCTGACCAGTCCAGGAAAAGCGCTTCGCCAGTAAGCGCAGACCATTTCGGTGTAGAAGGCCTTGAAGTGGCGGTAGGCGGATTGGTGAAAAGCAATCAGAATCGTCAGGATTTCGCTGAGGCAGAGTCGGCGTGGCCGTCGCCTGTGTCGCAGGCCATCGTCGAGCAATTGTTGCTGCCAGAGCGGTTCGAAGCGTTGGCAGAAGTCATCGACATGGCAAAAGAGCGCTTCTAGACTGGGCATAGCGAGCGGTCCGTGGCTTGTGATGTGCTAATCCCAGCCTAGGCGGACCGCCTTTCCTTATCCCGAACTGACGTCGCCATTAAGTCCGGGGGGTGTCGGGGGGGTGGCACCCCCTCGACGCGGGGAGGGGGAGAGCGCGAGAGGGGAACCCGAAGGGGGTGCCGCCTCTCGCCCACCCGCTATCGTGCGAAGCCATAAAATCGAATACGGCGTAGTCAGCCCCAGAAAGCCCAGGCAAAGACCGTCATTTGAACCCTACCGCTTCACCCGGATTCGATATGAGGCTGAAATCAGCCGATACGGATAGGCAAGCGCACCTGGAAGCGGGTGTCTCCCGGTTCGCAGAGTAAGCGGACATCGCCGTGGTGCTGCACAACCACGACCTGATAGACAATGTGTAACCCGAGGCCGGTGCCTTCGCCCACGGCCTTGGTGGTAAAAAACGGGTCGAAGATATGGGATTGGGCTGCAGCCGGAATACCGGGGCCGTCGTCGGCAATTTCGACCAGCACCACCTCGTGCTCATGCCGGGTGCGGATGCGGATGCAACCGCTCCCACCCGCTTCGAGCGCGTCGATGGCGTTATCGATGAGGTTCGTCCAGACCTGGTTGAGTTCGCTGCCGTAGGCGGTAATCGCAGGCAGGGTGTAGTCGTAGTCGCGCTCGATGGCGATCACACCGTTGAGCCGGTGGCCGAGCATGGTCAGGGTGCTCTCCAGACCCTGGTGGATATCGACCTCCTGCAGCGGGGCTTGATCGAGGTAGGAGTAGTCTTTGATCGACTTGACGAGCCTTGAGATCCGCTCGGTGCTCTGGCCCAATTCCGTCAACAGCCCAACTCCGCTGAGATTTGCTTCCAGCCAGACGAGCACCCTCTCCAGGGCTGGGGTGGGCATCCGCTCGACAATCCGGGCCAGCCAGTCGATGCCGAGGCCCGCCCCCACCAGCGTCGGTGCCAGTTGCCAGCACTGCGCCACCCCGTGCGCTTCGAGCCAGGCAGCGACCTCCTCTTCGCGGTCGCTGCGCGTGAGCGGGTCGAGCCTGGGTGGACTCGCGGCCCTGGCGAGCGCTTCGCGCTGCAACCCCACCAAAAACGCCTGCTGTTCGCAGTCGACCACCAGGCGGCCCAACTGCAGAGCGACGGGCTGGAGCACCTGAAAGGTTTCGTGCAGCCGCCGGACAGCCCGTTGAGCAGCGGCGGCGGGGTTGTTCAGTTCGTGGGCGAGTCCAGCCGCGAGATTGCCGAGGGCGACCAGCTTTTCGCGGTGCTGCGAGAGCGTCTGCACCGCCTGCATCCGCAGGGCCATCGTGCGCAGGATGCTCGTCATGACACAGCTGCAGGAGGAGAGCATCTCCCAAAACGCCTCCTTGCCAAATTCAAAGATCCGGCAGCGCACCTGGGCCCGGCCGCTCGCCCAGTAGTGGGGATCTCCCGTCAGGATGGGCAGTTCGCCGTAGAGGGTGTAGGGGACGTGGGTGACCAGCAAAATCTCCTGCTGACCCTCGTGTTTGACGATCTGGATCTCGCCTTCGAGGATCACAAAGACATAATCGGCGGGCTCCCCGGCGGCGCGATGAATCTGTCCCGGCTCCAGCCACAGCTCCCGGCCCTGGCCCAGAAGCCAGTGCAGCCGCTCCTGCGGCAGGTTGGCAAACAGGGGCACCCGCTGCAAAGTCTCGATGTCGAGCATCGCTATTTCTCCCCTGGTTGTTGCTTGGGCTGCCGGACGGGCAGGCAGATGCTAAAGCGCGTCTCGCCGGGTTTGGAGGTGACGCGGATCGCGCCGTGGTGGTGCTTGACGACGATGCGGCGGGCGATATCGAGGCCGAGGCCCGAGCCCT
Protein-coding sequences here:
- a CDS encoding phosphoadenylyl-sulfate reductase produces the protein MNLLQDQPAMGIDQTTLEHLARQWEDLAPEAILAEAVRCFGDKLVLASAFGPESIILLDMLVKVWPRPQAFFLDTGFHFPETLVLKDRVLARFPQLQLEVVGPLMSVEQQNAIYGERLHDRNPDHCCAIRKVEPLNRALAPYKAWIAGMRREQSPTRGQIGVVQWDSRRGMVKFNPLATWTHKQVWAYIVERDLPYNPLHDEGFPSIGCSPLNCTAPVADGADPRSGRWRGKAKTECGLHV
- the pyrF gene encoding orotidine-5'-phosphate decarboxylase — encoded protein: MGSAERVIVALDLADAQAAHALVERAPAVRFWKVGLELFTATGPALIEWLKARGCRVFLDLKFHDIPNTVAGACRSATRLGVDLITVHATGGQPMLMAAAAACTGEAARLGIPAPAVLAVTLLTSLDAQLLEQQLLVRVGVSGYVEHLAALAAASGVQGAVCSPLETALLRERCGNDFLIVTPGIRPGGSGEGDQRRTLTPGEALARGADYLVVGRPVTTAPDPQAAFLAIVAEVDG
- a CDS encoding regulatory protein GemA, which codes for MPASTRLLQLFRERHPTGTVVADLVRFDAGVYTVRAEVRIDRQWVLGSGLAVHTDLERAEERAIERALQVAGFGLAAEAIPREAPAAVFTPPTFEPPPPAGSLPLFEEEPLPAAVNGNGHAPYELEPPVDLSDLLAQSDVQMQRIGWGSKEGRDYLQRTFGKSSRQQLDVAELQAFLRHLKAQPNHLARRNTQAPF
- a CDS encoding bifunctional nicotinamide-nucleotide adenylyltransferase/Nudix hydroxylase encodes the protein MRKKYDYCIYIGRFQPFHLGHLQTVRIALEEASELIIVIGSHRTAPNIKNPWTSSQREQMIRLTLKDEPELLERIHFAPVRDQLYSDNLWVADIQQKVLAIAGDESAIAIIGHRKDESSYYLDSFPQWSYIETGNYRDIHSTDIRAAYLSRAPEASYYDKLPVGVQVSLSTFQSEARFAELCAEYDFIQQNKKAWSVAPYPPTFVTVDAVVVQSGHVLIVRRKSRYGSGLYALPGGFVDQDETLLEGMLRELKEETGLKVPMPVLRGSIVDSHVFDNPSRSLRGRTITHAYFIQLKAGKLPPVKGGDDADKALWMSLADLYIHEDLFFEDHFAIVLHFVSRV
- a CDS encoding IS982 family transposase, with product MPSLEALFCHVDDFCQRFEPLWQQQLLDDGLRHRRRPRRLCLSEILTILIAFHQSAYRHFKAFYTEMVCAYWRSAFPGLVSYARFVEWMPSTLMPLSAYLRHCFGPCTGISFIDSTPLAVCHVRRVHAHKVFVGLAAWGKSSVGWFYGFKLHLVVNERGELLAMSVTAGNTDDRKPVPELLKDLHGKVFGDRGYISSKLGRQLREELGMALITKLRRKMTNRLMVMTDKLLLRKRGIIEAINDQLKNISQIEHTRHRSEVNFLVNLVCGLIAYCHKPNKPSVASDADQLNA
- a CDS encoding ATP-binding protein, with translation MLDIETLQRVPLFANLPQERLHWLLGQGRELWLEPGQIHRAAGEPADYVFVILEGEIQIVKHEGQQEILLVTHVPYTLYGELPILTGDPHYWASGRAQVRCRIFEFGKEAFWEMLSSCSCVMTSILRTMALRMQAVQTLSQHREKLVALGNLAAGLAHELNNPAAAAQRAVRRLHETFQVLQPVALQLGRLVVDCEQQAFLVGLQREALARAASPPRLDPLTRSDREEEVAAWLEAHGVAQCWQLAPTLVGAGLGIDWLARIVERMPTPALERVLVWLEANLSGVGLLTELGQSTERISRLVKSIKDYSYLDQAPLQEVDIHQGLESTLTMLGHRLNGVIAIERDYDYTLPAITAYGSELNQVWTNLIDNAIDALEAGGSGCIRIRTRHEHEVVLVEIADDGPGIPAAAQSHIFDPFFTTKAVGEGTGLGLHIVYQVVVVQHHGDVRLLCEPGDTRFQVRLPIRIG